Below is a genomic region from Synergistaceae bacterium.
GGCCGAGTACACGAGGATAGAGCAGGACGGGGTGATCCTCTGGGTCCCCTCCTTCATCGAGTTCGTCAACGACGAGGTCGCCGTGGTGCAAAGGGGGCTGCCGTGGTCCTCGTACCTGATGATCGCGGGTGTCCTGCTTGACAGCGACGGGGAAGGGTGTTGCAGGGGATAATCGGGCGGAGAACTATTCGATATCGGAATGTTTGTTTTAGGCAAAGGTATTCAGGATAATTACGGTGTATTTCCATTAGTCGCTTGTTCTTTGGAAAAAGAGTGTTATGATATTTACGTGGTCTCAAACGGCAAAAGCCGTAATTCTACAGGAGGTGTGTTTCATGTCTGCTGAAAAGCGTACTTCCTCTAACGTCCTTCTCGACACCGCACTGAAAAACTTCTACGCAGCCGCTGAGGAGATGGGCCTGAGCGATGATCTCATCGACATTCTCAGCCACTCCGAGCGCAGGACCGCCGTCGCCATCCCGGTCGAGATGGACGATGGCTCTGTAAAGGTGTTCAACGGTTACCGGGTGCTTCACTCGGCCGCGATCGGCCCGGGCAAGGGCGGCGTCCGCTTCCACCAGGATGTCTGCCTCGACGAGTGCGAGGCGCTCGCGATGATGATGACCTGGAAGTGCTCGCTCGCCGGTATCCCCTACGGGGGCGGAAAGGGCGGCGTCGACTGTGATCCTCTCCAGCTCTCGAAGAAGGAGAAGGAGAGAGTGGCCCGCACGTGGGCGGCCCGAATGGCACCCGTGATCGGCTCGTGGACCGACGTGCCCGCGCCTGACGTCGGAACCAGCGGACCGGAGATGATGTGGTTCATCGACACCCTGAGCAAGATCCACAATAGGCTCGATCCGGCGGTCTTCACCGGCAAGCCCGTCGGCATGTGGGGATCCAAGGGACGCACGGCGGCCACCGGGTACGGAGTGGCGACCTGCGCTCTCGAGCTTCTGAAGAATCTGAACCTCGATCCCTCAACGATCAAGGTCTCCATCCAGGGATTCGGCAACGTCGGGACCTATGCAGCCCTTACAATGGTAAACGCCGGCGCGAAGGTCGTGGCCATCAGCGATATCACCGGAACCTACTACGCCCCGAACGGGCTCGACATCAAGAAGGCCATGGAGCACGCGCAGAATCACCCCAAGAAGCTGCTCGAGGGCTTCACCTGCGACGGCTGCCAGAAACTGGACCTCAACGAGGCCATCTACGCGGAGTGCGACATCTTCATGCCGTGTGCGCTCGAGGGAGTCATCACCGGGGAGAACGCCGACAAGGTGAGGGCGAAGTACATAGTCGAGGCGGCCAACGGCCCGATCACCCCCGAGGGAGACGCGATCCTCGACAAGAAGGGCGTGTTCGTCGTCCCCGACTTCCTGGCCAACTCCGGCGGGGTCATCGGCTCCTACTTCGAGTGGTGCCAAAACCTCAGCGGTTTCTTCTGGACGGAGGAGGAGTACAACGAGAGGCTCATTCGCATCATGAAGGACAACTTCCAGCTCGTCTGGGCCTACGCCAAGGAAAAGAACGTCAAGATGCGCCGCGCGGCCTTCATGGCTGCGATCCAGAGGGTCGCGGACGCGGTCCGCATGAGAGGCGTGTTCCTGTAGAGATCGCTCCTCGATCAGCCTATGGCAAAAAAGCGGCCCGACGGGCCGCTTTTTTTATTTCATGATCGGTTTGATCAGGGCTTGAGCCTGTAGATGGTGCGAGGCCAGGGGATCGCCTCTCGTATGTGCTGCAGCCCCCCTATCCATGCCACCAGCCTCTCTATTCCCAGGCCGAAGCCGCTGTGTATGAAGGTGCCGAACTTGCGCAGGTCCAGGTACCAGTCGTACGCCTCCTCCGGAAGCCCCTCTTCCCTGATCCGGGAGAGCAGCCTGTCGTAGTCGTCCTCCCTCTGGGAGCCGCCGATTATCTCCCCGTAGCCCTCGGGCGCGAGCAGGTCATCGCATAGGACGAGGTCGGGGTTCGTCGGGTGCTCCTTCATGTAGAAGGCCTTGATTTTTTTGGGGTAGCACTCGACGAAGACCGGCTTGTCGAACTGCTGGGTGAGTATGGTCTCGTCCTCGTTTCCGAAGTCCTCGCCGTAAGGGGTCCGGCTGCCGAGCTCGTGCAGCATCTCCATTGCCTCGTCGTACTGAAGGTGATAGAAGGGGGCCTTCACGTTCTCCAGCTTCGAGACGTCGCGTTCCAGAATGGCGAGCTCGGGGCGGCAGTGTCTCAACGACTCGGAGACTATGTGGCAGACGAGCCCCTCCTGGAGCTCCATGTTGTCCTCGTGGTCGTAGAAGGCGACCTCCGGTTCAAGCATCCAGAACTCTGTCAGGTGCCTCCTGGTCTTTGACTTCTCCGCCCTGAATGTCGGGCCGAAGCAGTAGACCTTGCCGAACGCCGCGGCCGCGGCCTCGGCGTAGAGCTGCCCTGTCTGGGCCAGGTAAGCCTTCTGCTCGAAGTAGTCGAGTTCGAAGAGGCCTGACGCCCCCTCTCCCGCTGCGCCACTTATGATGGGGCTGTCGATCAGCAGAAAGTCGTTCTGCTGCAGGTACTCGCGCGCGGCTCTGATCACTCGGTCTCTCAGGCGCATGATCGCCTGCTGGCGGCTGCTTCTCAGCCACAGGTGGCGGTTGTCGAGCAGGAAGTCCACCCCGTGGTCCTTCTTTCCCAGGGGGTACTCGTCGACCGGGTTCTGATATACGCACAGATCGGTCACCAGGAGCTCGACCCCCGACGGGGCCCGGTCGTCCTTCTTGACAAAGCCGTATACCTCCACCGAGGCCTCGAGGCGAAGCCCCTTGGCCGTGTTGAAGATATCCTCCGGGACTTCGTTTTTCACCATGACTCCCTGTACTGATCCAGTGCCGTCGCGAAGCTGCAGGAAGTGAATCTTGCCGGAGCTCCTCATGTTGTAGAGCCAGCCGCGTATAATCACTTTTTCCTCGATATGGGACGGGAGATCTTTTATTGCGGTCCAAGATTTCGCCATCGACATTCTACCTCCATCATCCGAAGGGATTTGTACTCTGACCATATGCAGTATATGATACACTAAGCAAAAATAAAAGGAGGGGAACCGGTGCACATTCCCCGTTTAGTCTTCGCTGAAGAGAGAAAAGCGGACAAAATCGCTCCCAGCATACTGATCGCATCTGTCTTGAAGGGCATGGGGCGCCCCGTGCGCTTTTTCAGCACCGGAAGCGACGAGCGGTACATCAAGCTCCTGGAGCTTGTCACAGGCCAGAAAACGACCATTCTCGACCCGTTCGCATGCGGGAGCAACCGCAACATGAAGCTCCTGTTCCAGGTCGCGGCGTCCCCTGACGCGCTTAATATAGTCTTCAGCTCCCTCGGACAGAGACAGGAACCAGGGGTCTTCAACGTCAGTCCGATCCCCGGCGATATAGCAAGAACGCTCGAGAGCCCGGTGGTGCTCATGCTGTACGCTGATAACCCCGCGGCCGTGACGTCTCGCGTTCTGGAGAGCGTGGCGAAGCAGATCTCCTCCCAGGAGATGCGCCCCTCGGCGGTGCTGTTCTCCTCCGCCTTCAACCCGAGGGAGTATCAGCTGCTGGAGATCGAGGCCGGGCGAAGGACGCCCCTTCTGAACCTTGGATTTGTTCCGAAGACGCTCGAAAAGGAAGCCCCCGCTCTGATGGAGTTGTGCATCAAGGAGATGGGTACCCGGGCCGTATTCCCTGTAAAGGCCGCTACCGCGCAGCTACAGGGAATGATCAACCAGGTGGAGTGGGATATCCTGTGGGGCTTCGGAAAGAGAAACACCAAGTGGGGGGCCGTGCAGGACTCTCATAAGGGACTGGGAGGGGGCATTCACGTCGGCATTCTGTCGAACTCCGACTATGACCTCGAGGGAGACAACGCGGAGCTTCTCTTTAGATACCTAGGATGCAAAACGACCATCGTGCCCCTCGACGGATCCCTTCCGAGCGCTAGGCTCGACGCCCTGTACATCCCTCATGCCCCGGGCTTCCTGTGCGCCGAGAACCTCCTCGCCAAGCAGGACATGCGCAGGTGGTTCACTTCGTTTTTAAGGTCGACCAAGCCCGTCATGATCAACGGCGGTGTCACACCGTTGCTGGGAGAGTATTTCTCCCTCCCGAATAAAAAGCGGTACGAAGGACTCAAGCTCTTCCCGTTCAACGGAGTTTACGAAATGCCTTCGCATAACGGCCTTGGAAGGGTGGAGGCCACCTCCTCGTTCGAAGGGGATATCATGTTGAACAAGGGGGAGAAGATCAGAGGTTTCCTTCCGGTTTATGCGTCAGTTGTCGACCCGGGAAACACCTCCGGCGCCTTCTGGATCGTGAGTGACCCGGCAAAAAGCGCGGAGACCGGACTGTCCGGATGGAGCACAGCCTCCTCGATCGCGACCGAAATCCGCCTTGAGCTTTGGAGCAACGTGGAGGGCGTGCTTCGCTGGTTGGTCAAAAGAAAACAGTAAGAGAGGAGACGGGTCTTCAGATTATGCGGTGATGCATGAGGGCCTCCTCCGGAGAGGAGAACGATATAGGCTCGTCCGGCAGCAGGGCGCCGATCAGGGCGAAAACCCCTCTGCCGAACGACCGCAGAGCTTTCCTGTCGCTCTCCGTGTCCCCTAGAAAGAGGGGATTGGACGCACCGGCCGCTTCGCAGAGCAAGCTCAATCCCAGGGGGGACGGTTTGGTGATCCCCAGGTCGGCCGTGATGATCATACGGGGCGGGAAGTCCTGCCAGCCGATCCTTTCGAGGGCCGGCACCAGCTCCCTTCTCGACCTTCCGGTGTAGATCCCGGACGGAACCGGGAGGGAGTTCCAATGCATCGATATCAAGGGGCGCTCGTTGCTCTGCAGGCCTGTTCTCGGTGTGGGAAGCACCCTCCCCTCCAGCCGCGTCTCCGCCCCGAAATAGAGCTCGTCGCAGACCCTGTGAACTGTCTCCCTGTCCACATGCTCCCCGAAAGACCTTCTAACCCAGGAGGGGACGTCCATATTCGAGCAGCCGTCGAGCAGGGATCTCCACTCTTCGGGCGAGGGC
It encodes:
- the asnS gene encoding asparagine--tRNA ligase: MAKSWTAIKDLPSHIEEKVIIRGWLYNMRSSGKIHFLQLRDGTGSVQGVMVKNEVPEDIFNTAKGLRLEASVEVYGFVKKDDRAPSGVELLVTDLCVYQNPVDEYPLGKKDHGVDFLLDNRHLWLRSSRQQAIMRLRDRVIRAAREYLQQNDFLLIDSPIISGAAGEGASGLFELDYFEQKAYLAQTGQLYAEAAAAAFGKVYCFGPTFRAEKSKTRRHLTEFWMLEPEVAFYDHEDNMELQEGLVCHIVSESLRHCRPELAILERDVSKLENVKAPFYHLQYDEAMEMLHELGSRTPYGEDFGNEDETILTQQFDKPVFVECYPKKIKAFYMKEHPTNPDLVLCDDLLAPEGYGEIIGGSQREDDYDRLLSRIREEGLPEEAYDWYLDLRKFGTFIHSGFGLGIERLVAWIGGLQHIREAIPWPRTIYRLKP
- a CDS encoding HAD family hydrolase, which gives rise to MVLLNIQRPAAAHDIVIFDVDGVLVDTSRSFYEVIVEALRWAWTVPLGRQNADSSFSKEHFTLTKTHPAFNDDYDIAWAAACCAAANDRESLAESLPSPEEWRSLLDGCSNMDVPSWVRRSFGEHVDRETVHRVCDELYFGAETRLEGRVLPTPRTGLQSNERPLISMHWNSLPVPSGIYTGRSRRELVPALERIGWQDFPPRMIITADLGITKPSPLGLSLLCEAAGASNPLFLGDTESDRKALRSFGRGVFALIGALLPDEPISFSSPEEALMHHRII
- a CDS encoding Glu/Leu/Phe/Val dehydrogenase, translated to MSAEKRTSSNVLLDTALKNFYAAAEEMGLSDDLIDILSHSERRTAVAIPVEMDDGSVKVFNGYRVLHSAAIGPGKGGVRFHQDVCLDECEALAMMMTWKCSLAGIPYGGGKGGVDCDPLQLSKKEKERVARTWAARMAPVIGSWTDVPAPDVGTSGPEMMWFIDTLSKIHNRLDPAVFTGKPVGMWGSKGRTAATGYGVATCALELLKNLNLDPSTIKVSIQGFGNVGTYAALTMVNAGAKVVAISDITGTYYAPNGLDIKKAMEHAQNHPKKLLEGFTCDGCQKLDLNEAIYAECDIFMPCALEGVITGENADKVRAKYIVEAANGPITPEGDAILDKKGVFVVPDFLANSGGVIGSYFEWCQNLSGFFWTEEEYNERLIRIMKDNFQLVWAYAKEKNVKMRRAAFMAAIQRVADAVRMRGVFL